One stretch of Actinacidiphila sp. DG2A-62 DNA includes these proteins:
- a CDS encoding GNAT family N-acetyltransferase, whose amino-acid sequence MGTRFEAPALDGTLVRLEPLGHRHAADLAVAAEEDRSSYGFTWVPTAAEVGEYVDAQLARAAAGRLIPYAQVSKETGRAVGATSFWDPRPWPDGEELCAVEVGFTWLAGSAQGTGVNSEAKLLLFRHAFEEWGVARVDLKTDARNARSRAAIEAVGARFEGVLRNWSRSWAPGEDGGLRDSAIFSVVAAEWPECRAALESRVARAVSRRPSPTPPPTPA is encoded by the coding sequence ATGGGGACGAGGTTCGAGGCGCCGGCGCTCGACGGGACGCTGGTGCGGCTGGAGCCGCTGGGGCACCGGCACGCGGCGGACCTCGCGGTGGCCGCGGAGGAGGACCGCTCGTCGTACGGCTTCACATGGGTGCCGACCGCGGCCGAGGTCGGCGAGTACGTCGACGCGCAGCTCGCGCGCGCGGCGGCGGGGCGTCTGATCCCCTACGCGCAGGTGTCGAAGGAGACCGGGCGCGCGGTCGGGGCGACGTCGTTCTGGGACCCGCGGCCGTGGCCGGACGGCGAGGAACTGTGCGCGGTCGAGGTCGGGTTCACCTGGCTGGCCGGCTCCGCGCAGGGCACGGGCGTCAACTCGGAGGCCAAGCTGCTGCTCTTCCGGCACGCCTTCGAGGAGTGGGGCGTGGCCCGGGTCGACCTCAAGACCGATGCGCGCAACGCCCGTTCACGGGCCGCGATCGAGGCGGTCGGCGCGCGCTTCGAGGGCGTGCTGCGCAACTGGTCGCGCTCCTGGGCGCCCGGCGAGGACGGCGGTCTGCGCGACTCCGCGATCTTCTCGGTCGTCGCCGCGGAGTGGCCGGAGTGCCGGGCGGCCCTGGAGTCCCGCGTCGCCCGCGCCGTCTCCCGGCGCCCCTCCCCCACCCCGCCGCCCACGCCGGCCTGA
- a CDS encoding amidohydrolase family protein: MNTSAAGSGGTAQPTGTTSQPTGTTSRTAAGAGSAVGSTGSAEVARLAEFTAGLRLVDHHAHGAFRGPLGRTEFEESLNEGSTGGIPAGTTAFDTHLGFAVRRWCAPLLDLPAHAPAEDYWARRAVLGDAEVAARLLPAAGVDRWIVDAGHAAERLLSPGELAQVAGSTAHEVVRLEAVAEEVAATLAGQGATDGRGYADAYRDLLRAAVARGAVGVKTVVGYRAGFDLDWSEPDADAVRRAAARWLAESARAPGRPRLADPVLLRFGVHCGVRLGLPVQVHTGFGDRDLDLHRVNPLLLTDLLRQPAVAAVPVMLLHCYPYHREAGYLAQAFDRVYCDVGLALNHVGARAAAVVAESMELAPFGRLLFSSDAWGPPELHYVGAVLWRRATAAAIGAWVAAGDWSAADARRVATMIGRTNALEAYGL; encoded by the coding sequence GTGAACACCAGCGCCGCCGGGAGCGGCGGGACCGCGCAGCCCACCGGGACGACGTCCCAGCCCACCGGGACGACGTCCCGGACCGCCGCCGGCGCCGGGTCCGCCGTGGGAAGCACCGGGTCCGCCGAGGTCGCGCGACTGGCCGAGTTCACCGCCGGGTTGCGGCTGGTGGACCACCACGCGCACGGCGCGTTCCGCGGGCCCCTGGGGCGTACGGAGTTCGAGGAGTCGCTCAACGAGGGCTCCACGGGCGGGATTCCGGCCGGGACCACGGCGTTCGACACCCACCTCGGTTTCGCCGTACGGCGCTGGTGCGCGCCGTTGCTCGACCTGCCCGCGCACGCGCCCGCCGAGGACTACTGGGCGCGGCGGGCGGTGTTGGGCGACGCCGAGGTGGCGGCGCGGCTGCTGCCGGCGGCCGGCGTCGACCGCTGGATCGTCGACGCCGGTCACGCGGCCGAACGGCTGCTGTCCCCGGGCGAGTTGGCACAGGTCGCGGGCAGCACGGCGCACGAGGTGGTGCGCTTGGAGGCGGTGGCCGAGGAGGTGGCCGCGACCCTGGCCGGGCAGGGCGCGACGGACGGGCGCGGGTACGCCGACGCCTACCGCGATCTGCTGCGTGCGGCGGTGGCGCGTGGCGCGGTCGGCGTGAAGACGGTGGTCGGCTACCGCGCGGGCTTCGACCTGGACTGGAGCGAGCCGGACGCCGACGCGGTGCGCCGGGCCGCGGCCCGTTGGCTGGCCGAGTCGGCGCGGGCGCCGGGCCGCCCACGGCTCGCGGACCCCGTGCTGCTGCGCTTCGGCGTCCACTGCGGGGTGCGGCTCGGTCTTCCGGTGCAGGTCCACACCGGTTTCGGCGACCGGGACCTGGACCTGCACCGGGTCAACCCGCTGCTGCTGACCGACCTGTTGCGGCAGCCCGCGGTCGCCGCCGTGCCGGTGATGCTGCTGCACTGCTACCCGTACCACCGGGAAGCGGGTTATCTGGCCCAGGCGTTCGACCGCGTCTACTGCGATGTCGGCCTCGCGCTCAACCATGTCGGCGCGCGTGCCGCCGCGGTGGTCGCGGAATCCATGGAACTCGCCCCGTTCGGCCGCCTGTTGTTCTCCTCCGATGCCTGGGGGCCGCCCGAACTCCACTACGTGGGCGCGGTGCTGTGGCGCCGTGCGACCGCCGCGGCGATCGGCGCCTGGGTGGCCGCGGGCGACTGGTCCGCGGCCGACGCCCGCCGCGTCGCCACCATGATCGGCCGCACCAACGCGCTGGAGGCGTACGGCCTGTGA
- a CDS encoding glutamine synthetase family protein: MPLSESLPVLSDADVAQYRAELGTAGVRVLVGSVVDMGGVARAKSVPLRRIGEFHRSGMGASPTWGSFCVDNTIVFTERLGVVGDLRLRADLAAARAIGDGYAWAPAEVFGQDGEEWPGCARGRLRRVQAAAEAAGLTATVGHELEFTLTDAAGEPLPERRWQPYGLGTLLEHGGLAAELTDALEEAGAPVEQVHAEFGTGQFEVSLSPSAPLESADRVVLARLVIGRVVRAHGLLASFSPLPFGGGAGNGAHVHLSLERAGVPLLSGGQGPHGLTREGAAMLGGIVAGLPETVALLAGSVLSFARLVPGSWAGAYACWGLENREAAVRLVAATRGNPHGANVEVKCGDPAANVYLATAAVLGLAVRGVARGAELPPEVRVDPSTDPSAVRLPVDQGAALDALAASALARDIVGDDILDATLAVRRHEQTTYGELPVPALADRFRFAWTS, from the coding sequence GTGCCGCTCAGCGAGTCGCTGCCCGTGCTGTCCGACGCCGATGTGGCGCAGTACCGGGCGGAGTTGGGCACCGCCGGGGTGCGGGTGCTGGTCGGGTCGGTGGTGGACATGGGCGGCGTGGCGCGCGCGAAGTCGGTGCCGCTGCGGCGGATCGGGGAGTTCCACCGTTCGGGCATGGGCGCCTCGCCGACCTGGGGTTCGTTCTGCGTCGACAACACCATCGTGTTCACCGAGCGCCTGGGCGTCGTCGGCGATCTGCGGCTGCGCGCCGACCTCGCGGCGGCCCGCGCGATCGGCGACGGGTACGCGTGGGCGCCGGCCGAGGTGTTCGGCCAGGACGGCGAGGAGTGGCCGGGCTGTGCCCGCGGGCGGCTGCGCCGGGTGCAGGCGGCGGCCGAGGCGGCCGGACTGACCGCGACGGTGGGCCATGAGCTGGAGTTCACCCTCACCGACGCCGCGGGAGAGCCGCTGCCGGAGCGCCGCTGGCAGCCGTACGGACTCGGCACGCTGCTCGAACACGGCGGCCTCGCCGCGGAGTTGACCGACGCGCTGGAGGAGGCCGGCGCACCGGTCGAGCAAGTGCACGCGGAGTTCGGCACCGGGCAGTTCGAGGTGTCGCTGTCGCCGTCCGCGCCGCTGGAGTCGGCCGACCGGGTGGTGCTGGCGCGACTGGTGATCGGGCGGGTGGTGCGCGCGCACGGCCTGCTGGCGTCGTTCTCGCCGCTGCCGTTCGGCGGCGGCGCGGGCAACGGCGCGCATGTGCACCTGTCGTTGGAGCGCGCGGGCGTCCCGCTGCTGTCCGGCGGGCAGGGCCCGCACGGGCTGACGCGGGAGGGGGCGGCGATGCTCGGCGGCATCGTGGCCGGTCTGCCGGAGACCGTGGCACTGCTCGCCGGCTCGGTGCTCTCCTTCGCGCGGCTCGTTCCTGGTTCGTGGGCGGGCGCCTACGCGTGCTGGGGGCTGGAGAACCGCGAGGCCGCGGTGCGGCTGGTGGCCGCGACGCGGGGCAATCCGCACGGCGCCAACGTCGAGGTCAAGTGCGGTGATCCGGCGGCGAACGTCTACCTCGCGACCGCCGCGGTCCTCGGTCTGGCGGTGCGAGGCGTCGCCCGGGGCGCCGAACTCCCCCCGGAGGTACGGGTGGACCCGTCCACCGATCCCTCGGCCGTGCGTCTGCCGGTCGACCAGGGCGCGGCCCTCGACGCCCTCGCGGCCTCCGCTCTCGCCCGGGACATCGTCGGCGACGACATTCTCGACGCGACGCTCGCGGTGCGCCGCCACGAGCAGACCACCTACGGCGAACTGCCGGTGCCCGCCCTGGCCGACCGCTTCCGCTTCGCGTGGACCTCGTGA
- a CDS encoding GPP34 family phosphoprotein codes for MTTARDLLTITLDLPSARSVERGDLSLGLAAAELVDLLKLDAAVLDGDRIVPRSAGGGAAIGDGAGGAGGDGGAGWAGDRMLGEAAAALAAGPRGEPETVEDWLWRRGRDLTGAYLDAFEAEGRLTRERRRRWGLLTPGRVVLADSPERRRAAHRWSADEPLLVALACAVGTGVLQPEPPDALGSQVVAVLDALHQAVAELAEERARRARRKDEARITSLRRGY; via the coding sequence ATGACCACCGCTCGGGACCTTCTGACGATCACGCTGGACCTGCCGTCCGCCCGGTCGGTGGAGCGCGGCGACCTGTCGCTCGGGCTCGCGGCGGCGGAGCTGGTCGACCTGCTGAAGCTGGACGCCGCGGTGCTCGACGGCGACCGGATCGTGCCGCGGTCGGCGGGCGGGGGCGCGGCGATCGGGGACGGGGCGGGCGGCGCGGGCGGCGACGGCGGTGCGGGCTGGGCCGGCGACCGGATGCTCGGCGAGGCCGCGGCGGCGCTCGCCGCGGGACCGCGGGGCGAGCCCGAGACCGTCGAGGACTGGCTGTGGCGCCGGGGGCGTGATCTGACCGGCGCGTATCTCGACGCCTTCGAGGCGGAGGGGCGGCTGACCCGCGAGCGGCGGCGGCGCTGGGGGCTGCTCACCCCCGGGCGCGTCGTGCTGGCCGACTCGCCCGAGCGCCGCCGGGCCGCCCACCGCTGGTCGGCCGACGAGCCGCTGCTCGTCGCACTGGCCTGCGCGGTCGGCACCGGCGTGCTGCAGCCCGAACCGCCGGACGCGCTCGGCTCTCAGGTCGTGGCGGTCCTGGACGCGCTGCACCAGGCGGTCGCCGAGCTGGCCGAGGAGCGGGCCCGCCGCGCCCGCCGCAAGGACGAGGCCCGCATCACGTCGCTGCGCCGCGGCTACTGA
- a CDS encoding polysaccharide lyase family 8 super-sandwich domain-containing protein — protein MPIPRRTLLTALPAAALPALALGSAAPAGATPGAGSPHVGAVPYAARAADDPYAAVIANTTGLLAGTDASNALPATAAKLAAVEATARARLAAMDAAGTGELFRGLPLGTSDTHLTTSFQYLYEIALATRVPGPAGTTLRGDAAAQRRVVDGLAALYDGYYGDQATGYYGNWFTWEIGISTHVSRTLLLLAVPLAAARPDLTPAYVAAMDGYLRNGKDGDVDLDSRFHTGANLADITTNRVLQGAVAGDGARIAKAVADQLTVYATVDPYAPRHGVTDGFHADGSFIQHASVAYTGSYGAGLLTRVVQTVQILAGTQWAPGGELVEVVRGWVVDAFAPLLFEGWMMETVKGRAVSRTTTGYADAAAVVEAVVDLAALTTGQQAADLAAFVKYVATASRTPPDPAAFVSPVGVARHAAILADPAIPARDLNAPASHAAFNAMDRTVHRRPGYAFALSRSSRRISGYEYMSGENLMPWFQGQGAHYLYLSGQDQRKAFGVDHFTTVSPYALGGVTAPVETRRSVPELYGAAWYDNPAAGFTSSSPSQNTYVYFPLATNAFSGGVRLGGYGVAGLAQSSDVAYRDARAGLLPADFTAYRNADATKSWFMFDDEIVVLAAGVGDGAGRAVTTTVDTRIADPDAPVTLTGALRGGAPWSGTGSGPLAWLRYSDAAQGVAVGYAFLAPAVPTVALETVTRSRRAIRTANPDTPVTKQVFGLTVPQPPGDAHRSMAWAIVPHATEGQLAAYEHGPLAVLANTTRLQAVRHTRLGILAANAFTAGAHRAGPLELDGPAGVLLRTGGDGSVRIAVSDPTTERDAVSVLLRGRRLRPTAADDGVRVRRVPGGTRLDVATRHAYGRGFTAALR, from the coding sequence GTGCCGATACCCCGCCGCACCCTGCTCACCGCGCTGCCCGCCGCCGCGCTGCCCGCCCTCGCGCTCGGGAGCGCCGCCCCCGCCGGCGCCACGCCCGGAGCGGGTTCCCCGCACGTCGGCGCTGTCCCGTACGCCGCCCGCGCCGCCGACGATCCCTACGCCGCGGTGATCGCGAACACCACCGGGCTCCTCGCCGGGACCGACGCCTCCAACGCCCTGCCGGCGACCGCCGCCAAGCTCGCCGCCGTCGAGGCCACCGCCCGCGCGCGGCTCGCCGCCATGGACGCGGCGGGGACGGGCGAGCTGTTCCGGGGACTGCCGCTCGGCACCAGCGACACGCACCTCACCACGTCGTTCCAGTACCTCTACGAGATCGCGCTCGCCACCCGCGTCCCCGGTCCCGCCGGGACCACCCTGCGCGGCGACGCCGCCGCCCAGCGGCGCGTCGTCGACGGCCTCGCGGCGCTCTACGACGGCTACTACGGCGACCAGGCGACCGGCTACTACGGCAACTGGTTCACCTGGGAGATCGGCATCTCCACCCACGTCTCCCGCACCCTGCTGCTGCTCGCGGTGCCGCTCGCCGCCGCGCGACCCGACCTGACCCCGGCCTACGTCGCCGCGATGGACGGCTACCTGCGCAACGGCAAGGACGGCGACGTCGACCTCGACTCCCGCTTCCACACCGGCGCCAACCTCGCCGACATCACCACCAACCGGGTCCTGCAGGGCGCGGTCGCCGGCGACGGCGCACGCATCGCCAAGGCGGTGGCCGACCAACTCACCGTCTACGCGACCGTCGACCCGTACGCGCCCCGGCACGGCGTCACCGACGGGTTCCACGCCGACGGCTCCTTTATCCAGCACGCCTCGGTCGCCTACACCGGCTCGTACGGCGCCGGGCTGCTCACCCGGGTGGTGCAGACGGTCCAGATCCTGGCCGGCACGCAGTGGGCCCCCGGCGGCGAACTGGTCGAAGTGGTCCGCGGCTGGGTCGTGGACGCCTTCGCGCCGCTGCTGTTCGAGGGCTGGATGATGGAGACGGTCAAGGGCCGCGCGGTGTCCAGGACCACCACCGGGTACGCGGACGCGGCCGCCGTCGTCGAAGCCGTCGTGGACCTCGCCGCGCTGACGACGGGTCAGCAGGCCGCGGACCTGGCGGCGTTCGTCAAGTACGTCGCGACCGCCTCGCGCACGCCGCCCGATCCGGCCGCCTTCGTCTCCCCGGTCGGCGTCGCCCGGCACGCCGCGATCCTCGCCGACCCCGCGATCCCCGCGCGCGACCTCAACGCCCCCGCCTCGCATGCCGCGTTCAACGCGATGGACCGCACCGTGCACCGCCGCCCCGGCTACGCCTTCGCGCTGTCCCGCAGCTCCCGCCGGATCAGCGGCTACGAGTACATGAGCGGCGAGAACCTCATGCCGTGGTTCCAGGGACAGGGCGCCCACTACCTCTACCTGTCCGGCCAGGACCAGCGGAAGGCCTTCGGCGTCGACCACTTCACCACCGTGTCGCCGTACGCGCTCGGCGGCGTCACCGCGCCGGTGGAGACCCGGCGATCCGTCCCCGAGCTGTACGGCGCCGCGTGGTACGACAACCCGGCGGCCGGCTTCACCTCGTCCTCGCCGTCGCAGAACACCTACGTGTACTTCCCGTTGGCGACCAACGCCTTCTCCGGCGGCGTGCGCCTCGGCGGTTACGGCGTCGCGGGCCTCGCGCAGTCCAGCGACGTGGCCTACCGGGACGCCCGAGCCGGGCTGCTGCCGGCGGACTTCACCGCCTACCGCAACGCCGACGCCACCAAGTCGTGGTTCATGTTCGACGACGAGATCGTCGTGCTGGCGGCAGGCGTCGGGGACGGCGCGGGACGCGCGGTGACCACCACCGTGGACACCCGGATCGCCGACCCGGACGCGCCCGTCACCCTCACCGGGGCGCTGCGCGGCGGCGCGCCTTGGTCGGGCACCGGCAGCGGCCCGCTGGCCTGGCTGCGCTACTCCGACGCCGCGCAGGGCGTCGCGGTCGGCTACGCCTTCCTCGCCCCCGCCGTGCCCACCGTCGCACTGGAGACCGTGACCCGCAGCCGCCGCGCGATCCGCACCGCGAACCCCGACACCCCGGTCACCAAGCAGGTGTTCGGCCTCACCGTGCCCCAACCCCCGGGCGACGCCCACCGGTCCATGGCCTGGGCGATCGTCCCGCACGCCACCGAGGGGCAGTTGGCGGCGTACGAGCACGGGCCGCTCGCCGTCCTGGCGAACACCACGCGGTTGCAGGCGGTGCGGCACACCCGGCTCGGCATCCTCGCCGCCAACGCCTTCACCGCGGGAGCGCACCGCGCCGGACCGCTGGAACTCGACGGACCGGCGGGCGTGCTGCTGCGCACCGGCGGCGACGGCTCGGTGCGGATCGCGGTCAGCGACCCCACCACCGAGCGCGACGCCGTCTCGGTGCTGCTGCGCGGCAGGCGGCTGCGGCCCACCGCCGCCGACGACGGCGTCCGGGTACGCCGCGTCCCCGGCGGCACCCGGCTGGACGTGGCCACCCGCCACGCGTACGGACGCGGCTTCACCGCGGCCCTCCGCTGA
- a CDS encoding serine hydrolase domain-containing protein produces the protein MPVARRARRVRRPRLAAALLAAAASFGCLLSGPAHAGTPGHAESPGRSGPHASAGEDRALRARLAAFTAAPGGPPGAVAVIRVDGRRAVYRAGVADLATGRPPRARDHMRIASTAKAFSGAVALSLVDAGRLRLDDTIGRRLPRLPKAWGKVTLRQLLQHTSGLPDYSEAPSFVAELTADPHHHFDSRRLLDYVAGLPLGFAPGSRYHYSNSDNIAVALMAEAATGRRYESLLDTLVDRPLRLRDTTLPQDWRLPEPYLHGYAPGEDGGAPEDVSTLLSASGVWASGGIVSTPDDLAAFTAGYAGGQLFGPAVRRAQFAFVPGASEPAGPGVNAAGLAVFRYATRCGTVYGHTGNFPGYTQFAAATADGRRAVTVSITRQVNATVDPQRLPELRALEEDFVCAALHGAR, from the coding sequence ATGCCCGTCGCCCGCCGCGCCCGCCGCGTCCGTCGTCCCCGCCTCGCCGCCGCGCTGCTCGCCGCGGCGGCCTCCTTCGGCTGCCTCCTGTCCGGACCGGCGCACGCGGGAACGCCCGGCCACGCGGAATCACCCGGGCGCTCCGGACCGCACGCGTCCGCCGGCGAGGACCGCGCCCTCCGCGCCCGTCTCGCCGCGTTCACCGCGGCACCCGGCGGGCCGCCCGGCGCCGTCGCCGTGATCCGCGTCGACGGCCGCCGCGCCGTCTACCGGGCCGGCGTCGCCGACCTCGCCACCGGGCGGCCGCCGCGGGCCCGCGACCACATGCGGATCGCCAGCACCGCCAAGGCGTTCAGCGGCGCGGTGGCGCTGTCCCTGGTCGACGCGGGCCGGCTGCGCCTGGACGACACGATCGGGCGCCGGCTGCCCCGGTTGCCCAAGGCGTGGGGCAAGGTGACGCTGCGTCAACTGCTGCAGCACACCAGCGGCCTGCCGGACTACTCCGAGGCGCCCTCCTTCGTCGCGGAGCTGACCGCCGACCCGCACCACCACTTCGACTCGCGCCGTCTGCTGGACTACGTCGCGGGTCTGCCGCTCGGCTTTGCGCCGGGCTCGCGCTACCACTACTCCAACTCCGACAACATCGCGGTCGCGCTGATGGCCGAGGCCGCCACCGGACGCCGCTACGAGAGCCTGCTCGACACCCTGGTGGACCGGCCGCTGCGGCTGCGCGACACCACGCTGCCGCAGGACTGGCGGCTGCCCGAGCCGTATCTGCACGGCTACGCCCCGGGCGAGGACGGCGGCGCGCCCGAGGACGTCAGCACCCTGCTCAGCGCGTCGGGCGTGTGGGCGTCGGGCGGCATCGTCTCCACGCCGGACGACCTCGCCGCGTTCACCGCCGGCTACGCGGGCGGCCAACTGTTCGGCCCGGCCGTCCGGCGCGCCCAGTTCGCCTTCGTGCCCGGCGCCTCCGAGCCCGCCGGTCCCGGCGTGAACGCCGCCGGGCTGGCGGTCTTCCGCTACGCCACCCGCTGCGGCACGGTCTACGGACACACCGGCAACTTCCCCGGCTACACCCAGTTCGCCGCGGCGACCGCCGACGGCCGGCGCGCCGTCACGGTCAGCATCACCCGCCAGGTCAACGCGACCGTCGACCCCCAGCGCCTGCCCGAACTGCGCGCGCTGGAGGAGGACTTCGTCTGCGCCGCCCTGCACGGCGCGCGGTAG